In one Leptotrichia sp. OH3620_COT-345 genomic region, the following are encoded:
- a CDS encoding response regulator transcription factor, with product MGKILVVEDDEKIVRILKIQLEHENHEVSIETNGIDALNNINKNREYYDLVILDLGLPGMEGNKVCKNIRKISEVPVIVLSARNSTEEKVELLRSGASDYVTKPFDMPELNARIDINIRKKRIMELIYRNIKLNTENYSVIINGNPVIFSKTEYELLKILVENKEEIVSRDKIVEKVWGWNASDNLLDSTMKKIRQKLEKNIIKTVRGIGYILKYEENTED from the coding sequence ATGGGGAAAATTTTAGTTGTAGAAGATGATGAAAAAATTGTGAGAATATTAAAAATCCAACTTGAGCATGAAAATCATGAAGTCAGTATTGAAACAAACGGAATTGATGCATTAAACAATATTAATAAAAATAGGGAATATTACGACCTTGTAATATTGGATTTAGGGCTTCCGGGAATGGAAGGGAATAAAGTATGTAAAAATATACGGAAAATTTCTGAGGTTCCTGTTATAGTTCTATCGGCAAGAAATTCCACTGAAGAAAAAGTGGAACTTCTTAGGTCGGGAGCATCTGATTATGTTACAAAACCTTTTGATATGCCTGAACTTAATGCGAGGATAGATATAAATATAAGAAAAAAGAGAATTATGGAACTTATTTACAGAAATATAAAACTGAATACCGAAAATTATTCAGTTATCATAAATGGAAATCCTGTTATTTTCAGTAAGACGGAATATGAGCTGTTAAAAATTTTAGTTGAAAATAAAGAAGAAATAGTATCGAGAGATAAAATTGTGGAAAAAGTGTGGGGCTGGAATGCCAGCGATAATCTTCTTGACAGTACAATGAAGAAAATAAGGCAGAAATTAGAAAAAAATATAATAAAAACAGTGAGAGGAATAGGATATATATTAAAATATGAAGAAAATACAGAAGATTAA
- a CDS encoding GTP-binding protein, translating into MNLVVVSGPPSSGKTSVILKTIDALKQQGMSVGVVKFDCLYTDDDILYEKAGIPVKKGLSGALCPDHFFVSNIEEVVQWGRSLGLSILITESAGLCNRCSPYIKDIKGICVIDNLSGINTPKKIGPMLKSADIVIITKGDIVSQAEREVFASRVNSVNPTAVTMHVNGLTGQGAYELSTLLYEKEKEIETVQGKKLRFPMPSALCSYCLGETRIGEKYQMGNVRKMNLGSSDE; encoded by the coding sequence ATGAATTTAGTAGTAGTTTCAGGACCGCCATCATCAGGAAAGACAAGTGTTATTTTAAAAACGATAGATGCTCTAAAGCAGCAGGGAATGTCTGTAGGAGTCGTAAAATTTGATTGTCTGTATACAGATGACGATATATTATATGAAAAAGCGGGGATTCCTGTGAAAAAAGGTCTTTCAGGGGCACTATGTCCGGATCATTTTTTTGTGTCAAATATAGAAGAAGTAGTTCAGTGGGGAAGAAGTTTGGGGCTTTCTATACTGATTACAGAGTCGGCAGGACTTTGCAACAGATGTTCGCCTTATATAAAAGATATAAAAGGAATATGTGTAATTGATAATTTATCAGGAATAAATACTCCTAAAAAAATAGGACCGATGCTTAAATCTGCGGATATCGTAATTATTACAAAAGGAGATATAGTTTCTCAAGCTGAAAGAGAAGTATTTGCTTCAAGAGTAAATTCTGTAAATCCCACAGCCGTAACAATGCATGTGAATGGACTTACAGGACAGGGAGCATACGAATTAAGCACTCTCCTTTATGAAAAAGAAAAGGAAATAGAAACTGTACAAGGAAAAAAACTCAGATTTCCTATGCCTTCAGCTTTATGCTCATATTGCCTTGGAGAAACAAGAATAGGAGAAAAATATCAGATGGGAAATGTAAGAAAAATGAATTTAGGGAGTAGTGATGAATAG
- a CDS encoding ATP-binding cassette domain-containing protein, with protein sequence MMNRKIVNELKISELLEKYPFSENFFSENAININGHENKTFSQFLEEFTEEEIEDAALDIEKLKESLIEYIEQMKLFLGMEEDKGIEILTIIAGKDKSGNSEGFDRLDIHKSEIISIVGPTGSGKSRLLADIEWTAQKDTPTQREILINNELPDKKWRYSSNNKLVAQLSQNMNFVMDLSVKEFLELHAKSRMVDNIEKITDRIIEEANRLAGEQFNLGTPVTALSGGQSRALMIADTAILSSSPIVLIDEIENAGIDRKKALDLLVSSDKIVLMATHDPTLALIADKRIIIKNGGISKIIKTSQEEKKILKKLEEMDNIIQKMRGDLRKGEILKEE encoded by the coding sequence GTGATGAATAGAAAAATAGTTAATGAGCTGAAAATCAGTGAACTTCTTGAAAAATATCCTTTTTCAGAAAACTTTTTTTCTGAAAATGCTATAAATATAAATGGGCATGAAAATAAAACATTCAGTCAATTTTTAGAAGAATTTACTGAAGAAGAAATAGAAGATGCTGCTCTTGATATTGAAAAGCTTAAAGAAAGTCTTATAGAATATATAGAACAGATGAAACTTTTTCTCGGAATGGAAGAAGATAAAGGTATTGAGATACTCACAATTATCGCAGGAAAGGATAAATCGGGAAATTCTGAAGGATTTGACAGGCTTGATATTCATAAATCTGAAATAATTTCTATAGTAGGTCCTACGGGGTCAGGAAAATCAAGACTTCTTGCTGATATTGAATGGACGGCCCAAAAGGATACTCCTACACAGAGAGAAATACTTATAAATAACGAATTACCCGATAAAAAATGGAGATATTCCTCAAATAACAAACTTGTAGCTCAGTTATCCCAAAATATGAATTTTGTAATGGATTTATCAGTAAAAGAATTTCTAGAACTTCATGCGAAAAGTAGAATGGTTGATAATATAGAAAAAATAACTGACAGAATTATAGAAGAAGCCAATAGGCTGGCAGGAGAACAGTTTAATCTCGGTACTCCAGTCACTGCTTTGAGCGGAGGACAATCAAGGGCTCTAATGATAGCCGATACTGCAATTTTAAGTTCATCTCCCATAGTTCTTATTGATGAAATAGAAAATGCCGGAATTGACAGAAAAAAAGCCCTTGATTTACTTGTATCTTCAGATAAAATAGTATTAATGGCTACTCATGATCCTACATTGGCATTAATAGCGGATAAAAGAATTATAATAAAAAACGGGGGAATTTCAAAAATAATAAAAACAAGTCAAGAAGAAAAGAAAATCCTTAAAAAACTTGAAGAAATGGATAATATTATTCAGAAAATGAGAGGAGATTTAAGAAAAGGGGAGATATTGAAAGAAGAATAA
- a CDS encoding transketolase family protein: MIKVYNGDFKKDDIEMRKVYSTVLSRLMEKDNRIVALEADLMSSMTMDAVQKEKPDKVINCGIMEANMIGVAGGMSIAGKYPFVHTFTAFASRRCFDQLFMSAAYQKNNIKVIASDAGVTAVHNGGTHMSFEDMGIMRGLANTVVMEMTDGVMFENVLEQIALKDGFYWIRTMRKNAATVYEKGSIFEIGKGNVLKDGNDITLIANGIMVCQALEAAKKLEKEGKSVAVIDMFTLNPIDKELIIKYADKTGKIITCENHSIHNGLGSAVAEVMAEKGNARLKRIGIKERYGQVGTLDFLMEEYELTSEHIYSAALELLK, encoded by the coding sequence ATGATTAAGGTGTACAACGGAGATTTCAAAAAGGATGATATTGAAATGAGAAAAGTATATTCTACCGTACTTTCCCGATTAATGGAAAAAGACAACAGAATAGTAGCGCTTGAAGCGGATCTTATGAGTTCTATGACAATGGATGCCGTTCAAAAGGAAAAGCCTGATAAAGTAATAAACTGTGGAATAATGGAAGCAAATATGATAGGAGTGGCAGGGGGAATGTCTATTGCGGGGAAATATCCTTTTGTACATACATTCACAGCATTTGCAAGTAGAAGATGTTTTGATCAGCTTTTCATGTCGGCGGCATATCAGAAAAATAATATAAAAGTGATTGCCTCTGATGCGGGAGTAACAGCTGTACATAATGGAGGAACTCATATGTCCTTTGAAGATATGGGAATAATGAGAGGACTTGCAAATACTGTCGTAATGGAAATGACAGATGGAGTAATGTTTGAAAATGTTCTTGAACAGATAGCTTTGAAAGACGGATTTTACTGGATTAGGACAATGAGGAAAAATGCAGCGACTGTTTATGAGAAAGGTTCGATTTTTGAAATAGGAAAAGGAAATGTCTTAAAAGACGGAAATGATATTACTCTTATTGCCAACGGAATAATGGTATGTCAGGCATTGGAAGCGGCAAAGAAACTTGAAAAAGAAGGAAAAAGTGTAGCAGTGATAGATATGTTTACTTTAAATCCTATAGATAAGGAACTAATAATTAAATATGCAGATAAGACAGGGAAAATTATCACATGTGAAAATCACAGTATTCATAATGGATTGGGAAGTGCAGTTGCTGAAGTGATGGCTGAAAAAGGAAATGCACGATTGAAAAGAATAGGAATAAAGGAAAGATACGGACAAGTAGGAACATTGGATTTTCTTATGGAAGAATATGAGTTGACTTCGGAACATATTTATAGTGCTGCTTTAGAATTATTGAAGTAA
- a CDS encoding ABC transporter substrate-binding protein: MNKFFSLKDTLYQIVEKYPETLNFLIANGFEQLKNKQMFESMAKNINLEMALKVKKINPELFEEKLAAFLEKDSDTDISLEGRKENTTGDILIEGVLPCPIRIPLMEGIKNWVNERNAEADYKITYELQSANLGLDWVVDKVKTGNPDKVSDILLSAGFELFFDKELMGQYMEKGIFETYLDEMNKDFCNDKIDLRDPKKQYAIMGVVPAVFLVNKTVLGDRKFPETWEDILSEEFEDSVALPMNDLDLFNALIINIYKEHGSEGIHKLARSYKKNLHPAQMVKAKGKNGDAPAISIIPYFFTQMLMGATDLEAVWPKDGALLSPIFMIAKKSKKDKVKPFIDFFMSEKIGTLFSANGKFPSTNPNVDNHLTEDQKFKWIGWDFIHGNDVGGLVRQCENEFNEAIMKL; encoded by the coding sequence ATGAATAAATTTTTCAGTTTAAAAGATACATTGTATCAAATTGTGGAAAAATATCCTGAAACACTTAATTTTCTTATAGCAAACGGTTTTGAGCAGCTAAAAAACAAACAAATGTTTGAATCAATGGCTAAAAATATAAATCTTGAAATGGCACTTAAAGTAAAAAAAATAAATCCTGAACTGTTTGAGGAAAAACTTGCAGCATTTCTTGAAAAAGACAGTGATACCGATATTTCATTAGAAGGAAGAAAAGAAAATACAACAGGAGATATCCTTATTGAAGGAGTGTTGCCCTGTCCTATAAGAATACCTCTTATGGAAGGAATTAAAAACTGGGTAAATGAAAGAAATGCCGAAGCGGATTATAAAATAACCTATGAGCTCCAATCAGCGAATTTGGGATTGGACTGGGTAGTGGATAAAGTAAAGACGGGAAATCCCGATAAAGTATCGGATATACTTTTGTCAGCAGGATTTGAGCTGTTTTTTGATAAGGAACTTATGGGGCAATACATGGAAAAAGGTATATTTGAAACATATTTGGATGAAATGAATAAGGATTTTTGTAATGATAAAATAGATTTGCGTGATCCTAAAAAGCAGTATGCAATAATGGGAGTAGTTCCTGCTGTATTTTTAGTAAATAAAACGGTATTGGGAGACAGAAAATTCCCTGAAACATGGGAAGATATATTAAGTGAAGAGTTTGAAGACTCGGTAGCATTGCCTATGAATGATTTGGATTTATTCAACGCTTTAATTATTAATATATATAAGGAACACGGTTCTGAAGGAATACATAAACTTGCAAGATCATACAAAAAAAATCTTCATCCTGCACAAATGGTAAAGGCGAAAGGGAAAAACGGAGATGCTCCGGCAATCAGTATAATTCCTTATTTTTTTACTCAAATGCTTATGGGGGCTACTGATCTTGAAGCTGTGTGGCCAAAAGACGGAGCATTACTAAGTCCTATATTTATGATAGCAAAAAAATCAAAAAAAGATAAGGTTAAACCGTTTATAGATTTTTTTATGTCAGAGAAAATAGGAACTTTGTTTTCTGCAAACGGAAAATTTCCATCAACAAATCCCAATGTGGACAATCACTTGACTGAAGACCAGAAATTTAAATGGATAGGTTGGGATTTTATACATGGAAACGATGTTGGAGGACTTGTCAGACAATGTGAAAATGAATTTAACGAAGCCATTATGAAATTATAG
- a CDS encoding transketolase: MKKLAREIRINTLKSLNHLGFGHYGGSLSVVEVLAVLYGGVMNINPENPCWEKRDYFVLSKGHAGPALYSTLALKGFFPLEEIYTLNQNGTNLPSHPDRLKTKGIDVTTGSLGQGISIATGIAMALHLDKKPNRVFSIIGDGEMNEGQCWEAFQFIAHHNLNNMTIFLDYNKQQLDGALEEIINPFSFEEKMKAFGFDTVTIKGDDIKGIYDAVKSPRTENEKPLFIILDTIKGQGVEYIEKMKNSHHMRLNDDLKKEMEKEVEKLERGRE; this comes from the coding sequence ATGAAGAAACTGGCTAGAGAAATTAGAATAAACACATTAAAATCCCTAAATCATTTAGGATTTGGACATTACGGAGGAAGCTTATCGGTAGTCGAAGTTCTTGCCGTACTTTATGGTGGAGTTATGAATATAAATCCTGAAAATCCGTGTTGGGAGAAAAGGGATTATTTCGTTCTGTCAAAAGGGCATGCAGGTCCTGCACTATATTCGACTCTGGCATTAAAAGGATTTTTTCCTCTTGAGGAAATTTATACTTTAAATCAGAACGGTACAAATCTTCCGAGCCATCCTGACAGACTTAAAACAAAAGGAATAGATGTAACTACAGGTTCACTCGGACAAGGTATATCCATTGCTACCGGTATAGCTATGGCACTTCATTTGGATAAAAAGCCCAATAGGGTGTTTTCAATCATCGGAGATGGAGAAATGAACGAAGGGCAGTGCTGGGAAGCCTTCCAGTTTATAGCTCACCATAATTTAAATAATATGACTATATTTCTCGATTATAATAAGCAGCAGTTGGATGGAGCTTTGGAAGAAATAATAAATCCGTTTTCCTTTGAAGAAAAGATGAAAGCTTTCGGATTTGATACTGTTACAATAAAAGGGGATGATATTAAAGGAATATATGACGCCGTGAAATCTCCACGGACAGAAAATGAAAAACCTTTATTTATAATTCTCGATACAATAAAAGGTCAAGGAGTGGAATATATTGAGAAAATGAAAAATTCACATCATATGAGATTAAATGACGATTTGAAAAAAGAAATGGAAAAAGAAGTGGAAAAGCTGGAAAGAGGGCGAGAATAA
- a CDS encoding HAMP domain-containing sensor histidine kinase — MKKIQKIKDKIIFANTVRIIIASFIIIVSMFLFFIHIEVKSEIKELDQIVYGILEKMENDNLNEIKKDYVKYNYADKEYMSVAVRENNKIIYLTENFDEEEMNNFKTDKLQIRSRKLIYNKIYKGKKGREYYFTRNFAFGEFSKFFYIMTVIFILLVISEYVISSLVAKNILTPVSEVIRQSKELNNRNIKMKLEKTRDDEIGELIDVINDTFSKKEELIKSQKKFASDVSHELKTPLAVMKGYLDILKWAENDRELFTESLENIDMEIKNIEKIINNIFLSSNLEKVKLKKEEINVKKFLEKIKRDYEVLDKEQNIIVKADEDIIITGDGYLLSEAVRGLIDNGIKYSGKKKIELIAENRNKKKKIIVRDYGAGIFESETEKIFERYYKKEEKTSGVGLGLSIIRKIILLNDGKIYAVNRKDGLDMIIEKEENEKYENNFK, encoded by the coding sequence ATGAAGAAAATACAGAAGATTAAAGATAAAATAATTTTTGCAAATACAGTGAGGATAATAATTGCTTCTTTTATTATTATCGTAAGTATGTTTCTTTTTTTCATACATATTGAAGTGAAGTCTGAAATTAAAGAGTTGGATCAGATTGTGTATGGTATTCTTGAAAAAATGGAAAATGATAATCTTAATGAAATAAAAAAAGATTATGTAAAATATAATTATGCTGACAAAGAATATATGTCTGTCGCAGTAAGGGAAAATAATAAAATTATTTATTTGACTGAAAATTTTGATGAAGAGGAAATGAATAATTTTAAAACGGATAAATTACAGATAAGGAGCAGAAAACTCATATATAACAAAATTTATAAGGGGAAAAAAGGAAGAGAATACTATTTTACAAGAAATTTTGCTTTTGGAGAGTTTTCTAAATTTTTTTATATAATGACTGTTATATTCATACTTTTAGTTATTTCCGAATATGTCATTTCAAGTTTGGTAGCTAAAAATATACTTACTCCTGTTTCTGAAGTTATAAGGCAAAGTAAGGAACTGAATAACAGAAATATAAAAATGAAACTTGAAAAAACAAGAGATGATGAAATAGGTGAGTTGATAGATGTCATTAACGATACATTTTCAAAAAAGGAAGAATTAATAAAGAGTCAGAAAAAGTTTGCTTCAGATGTGTCTCACGAACTGAAAACCCCTCTTGCAGTAATGAAAGGATATCTTGATATATTGAAATGGGCTGAAAATGACAGAGAACTTTTTACCGAATCATTGGAAAATATTGATATGGAAATAAAAAACATCGAAAAAATAATAAACAATATTTTTTTAAGTTCCAATTTGGAAAAGGTGAAACTGAAAAAAGAAGAAATAAATGTAAAGAAATTTCTGGAGAAAATAAAAAGAGACTATGAGGTATTGGATAAAGAGCAAAATATAATAGTTAAAGCGGATGAGGATATTATAATAACGGGAGACGGGTATCTTCTTTCAGAAGCTGTAAGAGGTCTCATAGATAACGGGATAAAATATTCAGGTAAAAAAAAGATAGAATTGATAGCAGAAAATAGAAATAAAAAGAAAAAAATCATAGTTAGGGATTATGGTGCAGGTATTTTTGAAAGTGAAACTGAAAAAATATTTGAGAGATATTATAAAAAAGAAGAAAAAACTTCAGGAGTGGGCCTTGGGCTTTCCATAATCAGGAAAATAATTTTACTGAATGACGGCAAAATTTATGCTGTAAACAGAAAAGACGGATTGGATATGATAATTGAAAAGGAAGAGAATGAAAAATATGAAAATAATTTTAAATAA
- a CDS encoding YoaK family protein: MKLYFKRKKQTSDTFRLGLLLSMVGGFTDAYTFVTRGKVLANAQTGNIVFLGLRLVEKKWEKAFFYFLPILAYILGIIVAEYIRNEFKNSKIHWRQIIIIIEIIVLFICGFVPIGNLNVFVNISISFMCSLQVQAFRKTNGNISATTMCTGNLRSGTENLFYFIMKKDKNSGKNSLIYFGLIFFFIIGAITGSFFSEWIFEKAILVACVILLLVFIIMFREKI; encoded by the coding sequence ATGAAGTTATACTTTAAAAGAAAAAAGCAGACTTCCGATACTTTCAGGCTGGGACTTCTTCTCAGCATGGTAGGAGGTTTTACCGATGCCTATACTTTTGTTACAAGAGGAAAAGTACTTGCAAACGCTCAAACGGGAAATATAGTTTTTTTAGGATTGAGATTGGTCGAAAAAAAATGGGAGAAAGCTTTTTTCTATTTTCTCCCTATACTTGCTTATATTTTGGGTATTATTGTTGCAGAATATATAAGAAACGAATTTAAAAATTCAAAAATCCATTGGCGACAGATTATTATTATTATAGAAATTATAGTTTTATTTATATGCGGATTTGTTCCTATAGGAAATTTAAATGTTTTTGTCAATATTTCCATTTCTTTTATGTGTTCCCTTCAAGTTCAGGCATTTAGAAAAACCAATGGAAATATTTCAGCTACTACAATGTGTACAGGAAATTTAAGAAGCGGTACTGAAAATCTCTTTTATTTTATAATGAAAAAAGATAAAAATTCCGGAAAAAATTCTCTTATTTATTTCGGACTTATATTTTTCTTTATTATTGGAGCAATTACAGGTTCATTTTTTTCAGAATGGATATTTGAAAAAGCTATTTTAGTTGCATGTGTTATACTTCTACTTGTATTTATTATAATGTTCAGGGAAAAAATATAA
- a CDS encoding glycosyltransferase family 2 protein — translation MEISFIIPVYNEEKNIPLLLKKLEETVENKYVDYEFIFINDGSTDLSGEILHSLSLNKSYVKIISLEKNSGQSKALYKGFNLAKGEIIVSLDGDLQADPTDIILLLPYLEKYDMVNGARSRRKNKNSDKLFSVLGNHLRNIIVGDDIQDVASSMKIFKKKVLKCFYPYTGMYRILPVLAQISGFSVAEIPVPYYDRIFGKSNYTFYDRFFTSLKNIFIVKRIKKKKRNYNVNCFV, via the coding sequence ATGGAAATTTCATTTATCATACCTGTTTACAATGAAGAGAAAAACATCCCTCTTTTATTGAAAAAACTTGAAGAAACTGTGGAAAACAAATATGTAGATTATGAATTTATTTTTATAAATGACGGAAGTACAGATTTATCAGGAGAAATTTTACACAGTCTTTCTTTAAATAAAAGTTACGTTAAAATTATTTCTCTCGAAAAAAATTCAGGGCAGTCCAAAGCACTTTATAAAGGCTTTAATCTTGCAAAAGGAGAAATTATAGTATCCTTAGACGGTGATTTACAGGCAGACCCTACAGATATAATCCTTTTATTGCCTTACTTGGAAAAATATGATATGGTCAACGGTGCAAGATCCCGAAGAAAAAACAAAAATTCCGACAAGTTATTTTCAGTTTTAGGAAATCATTTAAGAAATATCATTGTAGGTGATGACATTCAAGATGTGGCAAGTTCTATGAAAATTTTTAAGAAAAAAGTACTGAAGTGTTTTTATCCTTATACAGGTATGTACAGAATACTTCCCGTTCTTGCACAAATAAGCGGATTTTCCGTTGCTGAAATTCCCGTTCCTTATTATGACAGAATTTTCGGAAAATCAAATTATACTTTTTATGATCGTTTTTTTACAAGTCTGAAAAATATTTTTATTGTAAAACGGATAAAAAAGAAAAAAAGAAATTATAATGTTAACTGTTTTGTGTAA